From Thermococcus barophilus MP:
TCGTGGTCGTGGTGGTGATCGTGCTCATGCTCCTCCTTTTCGATGATCTTAACCCCCGGCTCAACCTTCTTTATTATCTCCTTTGCCTTCTCGATATCCCCCTCTATTATGGCTTCTTTGGTTGTGAAGTTGACCAGGGCAAACTCGAAGCCCTCCTTTTTCAGAGCTTCCTCTATTTCATACGCACAGCTTGCGCAGTCGAGCCCTTCCAGTTTAAGCTTCTTCGGCATGATTATTCCTCCATGTGCTTTAACGCGACTTTCAAAATCTCCCTTATATGCTCGTCATCCAGCCTGTAGAAGACGTTCTTACCGTCTTTCCTGTAGGTAACGATTTTCCTGTCCTTCAGGATTCTCAGCTGGTGAGAAATAGCTGAGACTGAAAGGCCTGTGATGTTGGAAAGATCACATGTGCAAAGCTCATCTTCAAGGAGAGCGAAGAGTATTTTAAGCCTCGTTGGATTTCCCAATGCATCAAAAAAATCCGAGATTTCCAAGATCAACTCCTCCTCAGGCAGTTTTTCTCTGGCTTTGAGAATTTTATCAAGATGTTCCTCATACACCTTACACACTTCTGTCATTTTTCATCACCTCTACATTTGAGCAATTGTGCAAATGTTTTATAAACCTTTCCATTCCGAAACATATCGAAAAACTACACAGAGACTACCAGAATAGAACTCCCCAGAGCAATCAGGAAGTATGGAATAGAATATTTATGGAAGTCCCTTATACCAATCCCAGAGATGCGGAGGGCTATAAGATTGGCGAGGGAACCAATCACTATTCCAGTGCCACCGAGGTTTACCCCAAGTGCCAAAGGGAGCCATTCTGGTTTTCCTGCAGAAATCAAAACCACAGTTGCAGGAACGTTGCTTATCAATTGACTTAACCCAGCAGAAAGTAGAACTACACCTATGGAACTTTTTAATGTGGGTAAAATATTAAAAGCGTGCATGAGCATAGAGAGCTCTTTAAAATCGATGAATATAAAAGCAAATGTAATAATCAATGCAATGTCAATAGAGAGCAGGATCCTTCGCTCAACAACTGTTAAGATAGCAAGAGTTAAAGGAAGTGCC
This genomic window contains:
- a CDS encoding ArsR/SmtB family transcription factor produces the protein MTEVCKVYEEHLDKILKAREKLPEEELILEISDFFDALGNPTRLKILFALLEDELCTCDLSNITGLSVSAISHQLRILKDRKIVTYRKDGKNVFYRLDDEHIREILKVALKHMEE